The Microcebus murinus isolate Inina chromosome 4, M.murinus_Inina_mat1.0, whole genome shotgun sequence genome has a segment encoding these proteins:
- the LOC105881590 gene encoding LOW QUALITY PROTEIN: DENN domain-containing protein 1B-like (The sequence of the model RefSeq protein was modified relative to this genomic sequence to represent the inferred CDS: deleted 2 bases in 1 codon; substituted 1 base at 1 genomic stop codon), with protein MPLKMKEVLQSVPKFCFPFDVKRVSQNQVGQHFTFVLTDIESKQRSGFCRLTSGGKICLCILSYLPWFAVYYELLNTLADYLAKELDNDLNETLKALYPHPVPKANTPANLSVHSYFIAPDATGLPTMPESGNLAEHFVAVDAGTVLPLQARMAHERRVLVTSGKLSASTACLHGSAALLCLMYWQRIYIPVLPPHLLHYRCAPMPYLIGIHSSITERVKNKSSEDAVMLNVDANTLESPFNDLHNLPSDVVSALKNKLKKQSTATGDGVARAFLRAQAALSGSYRDALRHKPGEPVTFCEESCVKHRSSVMKQFLGTAVNLQLFKQFIDGRLAKLNAGRGFSDVFEEEITSGGFCGGNPRSYQQWVHTVKKGGALFNTAVTKATPAVRTAYKFAKSHAKLGLKEVRSKLKHKENEEDYGTCPGSVQHTPVYMLHNEKGGNEKLRLAQARXKRPRQSLDGALDNEDDEDGERASRVSSEDGEEASAYFYESDDSVETGVKTPCSGGMDLLGEILGTLSTHSSDQGKLAAARSLDVFRSMDDIDCKPTNKSNAPSESNLALLGGGSGGQAEWHLGQDDCAPHGRHLPPAPASGSGRVSSSGPAESLSILREESSEKPPSADAGVALPGASGADVHLAAPGGSSTDEGKIEEEETLSQTSDDPLLPRPGRHPSTFVPWEKEAQEPPAAPGLPHEVASLGHRASDFQQSPNFSEESTSGNQA; from the exons ATGCCTCTGAAAATGAAGGAAGTACTACAGAGCGTGCCAAAGTTCTGTTTCCCTTTTGACGTTAAAAGGGTGTCTCAAAACCAAGTTGGACAGCACTTTACCTTTGTACTGACAGACATTGAAAGTAAGCAGAGATCTGGATTCTGCAGACTCACATCAGGAGGCAAAATTTGTTTATGCATCCTTAGTTACCTGCCATGGTTTGCAGTGTATTACGAGCTGCTGAATACTCTGGCAGATTACTTGGCTAAGGAACTGGACAATGATTTGAATGAAACTCTCAAAGCACTCTATCCCCACCCAGTACCAAAGGCAAACACTCCTGCCAATTTGAGTGTGCATTCCTACTTCATCGCCCCTGATGCGACTGGGCTCCCAACAATGCCCGAGAGTGGGAACCTCGCGGAGCACTTTGTGGCGGTGGACGCGGGCACCGTGCTGCCGCTGCAGGCCCGCATGGCGCACGAGCGGCGCGTCCTCGTCACCTCCGGCAAACTGAGCGCTTCAACCGCGTGTCTGCACGGGTCTGCGGCTCTGCTGTGCCTGATGTACTGGCAGCGCATCTACATCCCcgtgctccctccccacctgctgcACTACCGCTGTGCCCCGATGCCATACCTGATTGGAATACACTCCAGCATCACAGAGAGAGTGAAAAACAAATCATCAGAAGATGCGGTCATGTTAAATGTTGATGCAAACACTTTAGAGTCACCGTTTAACGACTTGCACAACCTACCCAGTGATGTGGTCTCGGCcttgaaaaataaactgaagaagCAGTCTACAGCTACGGGTGATGGAGTAGCCAGGGCCTTTCTTAGGGCGCAGGCTGCTTTGTCTGGATCCTACAGAGATGCATTGAGACACAAACCCGGTGAGCCCGTCACTTTCTGCGAAGAGAGTTGCGTCAAGCACCGCTCAAGTGTGATGAAGCAATTCTTGGGAACTGCAGTTAACCTCCAACTTTTTAAGCAGTTTATTGATGGTCGACTGGCAAAGCTAAATGCAGGAAGAGGTTTCTCTGATGTATTTGAAGAAGAGATCACTTCAGGGGGCTTTTGTGGAGGGAACCCGAGGTCCTATCAGCAGTGGGTGCACACAGTCAAGAAAGGAGGAGCACTGTTCAACACAGCAGTGACCAAAGCCACTCCTGCTGTGCGGACAGCGTATAAATTTGCAAAAAGTCATGCAAAGCTGGGGCTGAAGGAAGTGAGGAGTAAGTTAAAAcacaaggaaaatgaagaagatTATGGGACCTGCCCTGGTTCTGTGCAGCACACCCCAGTCTACATGCTGCATAACGAAAAGGGAGGAAACGAAAAGCTCAGGCTTGCCCAGGCCCGCTGAAAAAGACCTCGTCAGAGCCTCGATGGTGCTCTGGACAACGAGGATGACGAGGACGGCGAACGAGCAAGCAGGGTGTCTTCGGAAGACGGCGAAGAAGCTTCTGCCTATTTCTATGAAAGTGACGACTCTGTGGAAACCGGAGTGAAGACGCCGTGCTCAGGAGGGATGGACTTGCTGGGAGAGATCCTGGGTACCCTGAGCACACACAGCTCGGACCAGGGGAAGCTGGCAGCCGCGAGGAGCTTGGACGTTTTTAGATCCATGGATGATATTGATTGCAAACCTACGAATAAATCCAACGCCCCCAGCGAGAGCAACCTGGCCCTGCTGGGCGGCGGCTCTGGCGGCCAGGCCGAGTGGCACCTGGGCCAGGACGACTGCGCCCCTCACGGCCGGCACCTGCCCCCGGCCCCCGCAAGCGGGT CGGGCCGGGTGTCCTCCAGCGGGCCGGCCGAGTCCCTCTCCATCCTGCGGGAGGAGAGCAGCGAGAAGCCGCCCAGCGCGGACGCGGGGGTGGCCCTGCCGGGG GCGTCGGGAGCGGACGTCCACCTCGCGGCCCCTGGAGGTTCCTCGACTGATGAAGGAAAGATAGAAGAGGAGGAGACACTAAGCCAGACCTCCGACGATCCACTCTTACCCCGCCCCGGGCGGCATCCCTCGACTTTCGTTCCGTGGGAAAAAGAAGCCCAAGAGCCTCCGGCAGCCCCCGGACTGCCGCACGAGGTCGCGTCGCTGGGCCACAGGGCGTCCGACTTCCAGCAGAGCCCGAACTTTTCAGAAGAAAGCACGAGTGGAAACCAAGCCTGA